One genomic window of Thermoproteales archaeon includes the following:
- a CDS encoding AAA family ATPase has product LYNTMLDRSTIIEIIRDSQERELPDLIKRDLTVPLELKIRRAISIIGPRRAGKTYFMFQLIKYLLSKNIERERILYINFEDYRLEGIDYRDFRNIIKIYYEMFPENRKRKTWLFLDEVQNVYNWEKIVRNIMDLGN; this is encoded by the coding sequence CTATATAATACTATGCTTGATAGGAGCACTATTATTGAAATAATTAGAGATTCTCAAGAAAGAGAATTACCCGATTTAATTAAAAGAGATCTAACAGTCCCCCTAGAGTTGAAAATTAGGAGGGCAATTTCCATCATAGGGCCTAGAAGAGCTGGAAAAACCTACTTTATGTTCCAACTAATCAAATACTTATTAAGCAAGAATATTGAAAGAGAACGGATACTGTATATCAATTTTGAAGATTATAGACTCGAAGGAATCGATTACCGAGACTTTAGAAACATTATAAAAATATACTACGAAATGTTCCCTGAAAACAGAAAGAGAAAAACCTGGCTCTTTCTTGACGAAGTGCAAAACGTGTATAATTGGGAAAAAATCGTAAGAAACATAATGGATTTAGGTAATTAA